In the genome of Gemmatimonadales bacterium, one region contains:
- the hypF gene encoding carbamoyltransferase HypF — MTTPIDHSTLPTNGTDREGDDHPDSTLTIRRVRLRVEGQVQGVGFRARARHLATSLGLSGFVRNVASHVEAEVEGDPRAIDRFLELLATDLPPRARIERIRTDEIPPTGDADFAVSQSRAVQSPGPLIAPDRPPCKRCREELFDRTNRRYRYAFINCCECGPRFTVADRLPFERRHSAMASFTMCPDCQREYDDTASQRFHSQVNGCPECGPTLRLITAGGESIPATPDRDVVAIAASALREGGIVAIKSVGGYQFFCLANDDAAVGMLRDRKGSGRKPFAVMVRDVAAALRLVEADPSTTRIFSESAGPIVLAPRRRDAPIAGSIAPGLVELGVVMPFTPLHLLLIAGVGEPLAITSGNRSGEPMVIDDETAVARLGEIADLILLDSRPIRSAVDASVVRPVAGTDRHRTQVIRRSCGLVPGTISLPHDTAPLIACGAEFDHTFSLASGRRTFVSQPLGDLSSDGMLDLLRSSVTRAESLLGVTPRFVVRDADPDSISTKYSRERRDLTAITVQHHHAHFAACLAEHEITHQAIGVIYDGPGTGLDGSTWGGEFLVGGIAESRRAGHLRPIGLSARDAAIRHPWQLGCAWLTDTAAIVPPLPAVLRAAVDPDDWHRAAESSRSAGALRTSAMSDLLDAMAALTGLVSHASYRGQGAAEFEAAADLWEWSSYTIDVQYNSNDMVILDPRPMVLAVARDAARGWSAGSIGARVHSAIAIATLKGVRVVAEATGLDTVVLSGSVFQNRRLLVDLFQLLSADRLRVVVPSTLPVNDGGISYGQAAAAAARLALLH; from the coding sequence TTGACGACTCCAATCGATCACTCCACCCTCCCGACGAATGGCACCGATCGGGAGGGTGACGACCATCCAGACTCGACGCTGACGATCCGCCGGGTCCGCCTGCGCGTCGAGGGGCAGGTCCAGGGCGTCGGCTTCCGAGCCCGGGCCCGACACCTCGCCACGTCGCTCGGCCTCTCGGGATTCGTCCGCAACGTGGCATCGCACGTCGAGGCGGAAGTCGAAGGGGATCCGAGGGCGATCGACCGATTCCTCGAACTCCTGGCGACCGACCTGCCCCCGCGCGCGAGGATCGAGCGGATCCGCACCGACGAGATCCCGCCGACCGGCGACGCGGACTTTGCCGTGTCGCAGAGCCGCGCCGTGCAATCGCCCGGCCCGTTGATCGCTCCCGACCGGCCGCCGTGCAAGCGCTGTCGCGAGGAGCTGTTCGACCGGACGAATCGACGCTACCGCTACGCGTTCATCAATTGCTGCGAGTGCGGCCCACGATTCACGGTCGCAGACCGCCTCCCCTTCGAACGGCGGCACTCCGCGATGGCGTCGTTCACGATGTGCCCCGACTGCCAGCGCGAATACGACGACACGGCGAGCCAGCGCTTTCATTCGCAGGTCAATGGATGCCCGGAGTGCGGACCGACGTTGCGCCTGATCACCGCCGGCGGAGAATCGATCCCGGCGACCCCCGACCGGGATGTCGTCGCCATTGCCGCGTCAGCGCTGCGCGAGGGCGGGATCGTCGCGATCAAGTCGGTCGGCGGCTACCAGTTTTTCTGCCTCGCCAACGACGATGCGGCCGTCGGGATGCTCCGTGACCGCAAGGGGAGCGGCCGCAAGCCGTTCGCCGTCATGGTCCGCGACGTCGCGGCGGCACTCCGACTCGTCGAAGCCGATCCGAGCACGACGCGGATCTTCAGCGAAAGTGCCGGTCCGATCGTCCTCGCGCCGCGCCGGCGTGATGCGCCGATCGCCGGATCGATCGCACCGGGACTCGTCGAACTCGGCGTGGTGATGCCGTTCACTCCGCTGCACCTGCTGCTGATTGCCGGCGTCGGAGAACCGCTGGCGATCACCAGCGGCAATCGGTCGGGCGAGCCGATGGTGATTGATGACGAGACGGCGGTCGCGCGCCTCGGCGAGATCGCCGACCTGATCCTCCTCGACAGTCGTCCGATCCGGAGCGCCGTCGATGCGTCCGTGGTTCGCCCGGTCGCTGGAACCGATCGGCATCGGACCCAGGTCATCCGGCGCTCGTGCGGGCTCGTGCCGGGAACGATCTCGCTGCCGCATGACACCGCGCCACTGATCGCCTGCGGTGCGGAGTTCGACCACACCTTCTCGCTCGCGTCGGGGCGTCGCACCTTCGTCAGCCAGCCGCTCGGCGACCTCAGCAGTGATGGCATGCTCGACCTGCTGCGCAGCAGCGTCACGCGGGCTGAATCACTGCTCGGGGTGACGCCGCGCTTTGTGGTGCGCGACGCCGATCCGGATTCGATCTCCACGAAGTATTCGCGCGAACGTCGCGACCTCACCGCGATCACGGTCCAGCATCACCACGCACACTTCGCGGCGTGTCTCGCCGAACACGAGATCACCCACCAGGCAATCGGGGTGATCTACGACGGCCCCGGCACAGGGCTCGACGGCTCGACATGGGGCGGCGAGTTCCTCGTCGGAGGGATCGCGGAGTCGCGCCGCGCCGGCCACCTGCGACCGATCGGACTTTCGGCGCGCGACGCGGCGATACGGCACCCGTGGCAGCTCGGTTGCGCCTGGCTGACCGACACTGCCGCGATCGTCCCGCCATTGCCGGCCGTGCTCCGCGCCGCCGTCGATCCGGACGATTGGCACCGTGCCGCGGAATCGAGCCGGAGCGCGGGAGCTCTGCGGACCAGCGCGATGTCCGACCTCCTCGACGCGATGGCCGCGCTCACGGGGCTCGTGTCGCACGCTTCGTATCGCGGACAAGGCGCCGCCGAATTCGAAGCCGCCGCCGATCTGTGGGAATGGTCGTCGTATACCATCGACGTCCAGTACAACTCCAACGACATGGTGATCCTCGATCCGAGACCGATGGTGCTCGCAGTTGCGCGCGATGCGGCGCGCGGATGGAGCGCCGGATCGATCGGCGCGCGCGTCCACTCGGCCATCGCGATCGCAACGCTCAAGGGCGTGCGCGTCGTCGCCGAGGCGACGGGGCTGGATACCGTGGTGTTGAGCGGGAGTGTCTTCCAGAATCGCCGGCTGCTGGTTGATCTCTTCCAGCTGCTCTCAGCCGATCGCCTGCGCGTCGTCGTGCCATCGACACTTCCGGTCAACGACGGCGGGATTTCGTACGGGCAGGCGGCAGCTGCCGCCGCACGGTTGGCGCTGCTTCACTGA
- the rimI gene encoding ribosomal protein S18-alanine N-acetyltransferase, with product MAEPCRLRPGSRADVATLADLERAAFSDPWTEEQLREALTWPGVVLIVAEDADGLAGYLLGRVVVDEGEILSVGTMPDRRRRGIGRQLLAAALDQIRAAGGRSAWLEVRVSNEPARALYQAAGFVIAGLRPDYYRRPAEDALILRLDIDPAASARSPLRSPETVDAD from the coding sequence ATGGCAGAGCCCTGCCGGCTACGCCCGGGATCGCGCGCTGACGTCGCGACGCTCGCCGATCTCGAGCGAGCGGCGTTCAGCGATCCGTGGACCGAGGAACAGCTTCGCGAAGCGCTGACCTGGCCCGGCGTCGTGCTGATCGTGGCCGAGGATGCGGACGGCCTCGCCGGGTATCTCCTCGGCCGCGTTGTCGTCGACGAGGGAGAGATCCTTTCGGTCGGCACGATGCCGGACCGGCGCCGGCGCGGAATCGGGAGGCAACTCCTGGCCGCGGCACTCGACCAGATCCGCGCCGCCGGGGGTCGATCGGCGTGGCTCGAGGTGCGGGTGTCGAATGAGCCGGCGCGCGCGCTCTATCAGGCGGCCGGATTTGTGATTGCCGGCCTTCGCCCTGACTATTATCGGCGTCCGGCGGAGGACGCCTTGATCCTCCGTCTCGACATCGATCCGGCCGCGTCCGCAAGATCACCGTTGCGTTCGCCGGAAACGGTGGATGCCGACTGA
- a CDS encoding NAD-dependent epimerase/dehydratase family protein: MSGSVLITGGAGFIGSHIAETYLEAGWSVTCLDDLSRGKRHQVPSAAKFVEADVRSAEAFAAIADGKFDVVIHEAAQIDVRISVHEPALDASINLVGFANVLAAVAAGRVRRVIFASSGGVVYGDPAAVPTPEPTANLPISPYGVSKLAGEHYLRVLGELHGFEGVALRYSNVYGPRQDPKSEAGVVSIFVSRLLRNQPLTVFGDGTQTRDYVFVGDVARANLLAADVAVSRGDRLDVPAFNIATGTETSVNDLAQHVGGALGRTPVIEYAPPRAGELQRSCLDTSKAAKQLRWKPAVSFDQGMQALARWFEGATT; encoded by the coding sequence ATGAGCGGATCCGTGCTGATCACGGGCGGGGCGGGATTCATCGGTTCACATATCGCCGAGACGTATCTCGAGGCAGGTTGGTCGGTCACCTGCCTCGATGATCTCTCGCGCGGCAAACGGCATCAGGTGCCATCCGCGGCGAAGTTCGTCGAGGCCGATGTGCGCAGCGCGGAGGCGTTCGCCGCGATTGCCGACGGCAAGTTCGATGTCGTGATTCACGAAGCGGCGCAGATCGATGTGCGCATTTCGGTGCACGAGCCGGCGCTCGATGCCTCGATCAATCTCGTCGGCTTTGCCAACGTCCTGGCCGCCGTCGCAGCCGGCCGGGTGCGGCGGGTGATTTTTGCGTCGAGCGGTGGCGTGGTCTACGGCGACCCTGCGGCGGTGCCAACGCCGGAACCGACGGCGAATCTTCCCATTTCTCCCTATGGCGTCAGCAAGCTCGCCGGCGAGCACTACCTGCGCGTGCTCGGCGAATTGCACGGCTTCGAAGGGGTGGCGCTCCGCTATTCCAATGTCTATGGGCCGCGACAGGATCCGAAGTCGGAGGCCGGTGTCGTCTCGATCTTCGTCTCCCGGCTCCTCCGGAACCAGCCGCTCACCGTGTTCGGCGACGGCACCCAGACCCGCGACTATGTCTTCGTCGGCGACGTGGCGCGCGCCAATCTGCTGGCGGCCGACGTCGCTGTGTCGCGCGGCGATCGGCTCGACGTCCCCGCGTTCAACATTGCGACCGGAACCGAGACATCGGTCAATGACCTCGCTCAACATGTTGGCGGCGCGCTGGGACGTACACCGGTGATCGAGTATGCCCCGCCGCGCGCGGGCGAATTGCAGCGATCATGTCTCGATACATCCAAGGCGGCGAAGCAGTTGCGCTGGAAACCTGCCGTCTCATTTGATCAGGGGATGCAGGCACTGGCTCGCTGGTTCGAAGGAGCGACGACGTGA
- the ssb gene encoding single-stranded DNA-binding protein codes for MSKSLNKVTLIGNLGADPEVRSTSNGGRVATVSLATSRQWKGADGQKQEKTAWHRVIFWNTKGNGQQLADLVERYCKKGDKIFVEGEIDYRTWQDKDGQTRYSTEINGRELILLSGKGEGAEGGSWSGSRAPAKSGASAAAPKKDDSFDDLPEALDAEDDDLPF; via the coding sequence ATGAGCAAGAGCCTCAACAAAGTCACCTTGATCGGCAACCTCGGCGCCGATCCCGAAGTCCGCAGTACGTCCAATGGCGGACGCGTCGCGACGGTGTCGCTCGCCACGTCGCGCCAGTGGAAGGGCGCCGACGGTCAAAAGCAGGAAAAGACGGCGTGGCACCGGGTCATCTTCTGGAATACCAAGGGGAATGGCCAGCAGCTCGCCGACCTGGTCGAACGGTATTGCAAGAAGGGCGACAAGATCTTCGTCGAGGGGGAGATCGACTACCGCACTTGGCAAGACAAGGACGGCCAGACGCGGTACTCCACCGAGATCAACGGCCGCGAGCTGATCCTGCTTTCGGGGAAGGGCGAGGGGGCTGAAGGCGGCAGCTGGAGCGGTTCGCGCGCGCCGGCGAAGAGCGGCGCTTCCGCGGCGGCGCCCAAGAAGGACGATTCGTTCGACGATCTTCCCGAGGCGCTCGACGCCGAGGACGACGATTTGCCGTTCTGA
- the tsaE gene encoding tRNA (adenosine(37)-N6)-threonylcarbamoyltransferase complex ATPase subunit type 1 TsaE gives MTAPLPLDAVEAMGRNWGRELAAGSVVWLEGPLGAGKTTLARAMVQARGVVHGANSPTYALVHHYVGAHGDIYHVDCYRLRTPDDAADLDWQSLVTADLLIIEWPERAGAWAPAPTLRVRLDHADADSRVVDFA, from the coding sequence ATGACCGCGCCACTTCCGCTCGACGCTGTCGAGGCGATGGGCCGCAACTGGGGACGCGAGCTCGCGGCAGGAAGCGTCGTCTGGCTCGAAGGGCCGCTCGGTGCGGGGAAGACCACGCTCGCCCGCGCGATGGTGCAGGCGCGTGGTGTCGTTCACGGCGCCAACTCACCGACGTACGCGCTGGTGCATCACTACGTCGGTGCGCACGGGGACATCTATCACGTCGATTGCTACCGGCTCCGGACCCCGGATGACGCGGCGGATCTCGACTGGCAATCGCTGGTCACGGCCGACCTGCTGATCATCGAGTGGCCCGAGCGTGCCGGGGCGTGGGCGCCGGCGCCGACGCTTCGAGTCCGGCTCGATCACGCCGACGCCGACAGCCGGGTGGTCGACTTCGCATGA
- a CDS encoding EVE domain-containing protein gives MPSSWILKSEPSTYSWDDLVRDGKTVWDGVTAPAALIHLRAMKSGDEALIYHSGDDRAIVGIARITRGGYPDPKLDDPKRAVVDVAPVHPLRTPVTLAQIKGDKRLATMALVRISRLSCMPVTPEHREILRKMGVK, from the coding sequence ATGCCCAGCTCATGGATCCTCAAGTCCGAGCCGTCGACCTATTCATGGGATGATCTCGTGCGCGACGGGAAGACGGTATGGGACGGCGTCACCGCGCCCGCTGCGCTGATTCACCTGCGCGCGATGAAGAGCGGCGACGAAGCGCTGATCTATCACTCTGGTGACGACCGCGCCATCGTCGGAATCGCCAGGATCACCCGCGGCGGCTATCCCGACCCCAAGCTCGACGACCCGAAGCGTGCCGTCGTCGACGTTGCGCCGGTGCACCCGCTCAGGACGCCGGTCACGCTGGCGCAGATCAAGGGAGACAAGCGCCTCGCCACGATGGCGCTCGTCCGGATTTCGCGGCTGTCGTGCATGCCGGTGACGCCGGAGCATCGCGAGATTCTCAGGAAGATGGGCGTCAAGTAG
- a CDS encoding biopolymer transporter ExbD: MAGLGGLSRRLRRRPLNAEVNIINLVDVMLVLLIIFMVTAPILQGGIQIRLPRAASRPMQIPGAITITVEKSGLVSIGDDQRMSWSQFQTNFPILNATRHPTGVFVRGDAGTPYGDVIRVLGVVKAAGVDKVGLVTELPAASPP; this comes from the coding sequence GTGGCGGGACTCGGCGGGTTGTCGCGTCGGCTGCGGCGTCGGCCGCTCAACGCCGAGGTGAACATCATCAACCTCGTCGACGTGATGCTGGTGCTGCTGATCATCTTCATGGTCACCGCGCCGATCCTCCAGGGCGGGATCCAGATTCGCCTGCCGCGAGCCGCCAGCCGTCCGATGCAGATTCCGGGTGCGATCACGATCACGGTTGAGAAGAGCGGCCTGGTCTCGATCGGCGACGACCAGCGGATGTCATGGTCGCAGTTCCAGACCAACTTCCCGATCCTCAACGCCACCAGGCATCCCACCGGTGTCTTTGTTCGCGGCGACGCCGGGACGCCCTACGGCGATGTGATCCGGGTCCTTGGCGTGGTCAAGGCGGCGGGAGTCGACAAGGTCGGTCTCGTCACCGAGCTCCCGGCGGCGAGCCCGCCGTGA
- a CDS encoding MotA/TolQ/ExbB proton channel family protein, which produces MIQDSTAVPNAGIGHLVFDASLGTQVVLVICAVFSITSWFIIVAKWWEFRRLASRRREFNHAMDRTRSFDERQQAATRLHDSPYAEVVRETGSFLGDLHTSMQRDGVSRTGLSLTQLEALTLTLEAGISDAVDGTRRMIPMLAVVGSTAPLLGLFGTVVGIINAFLGIASAGTGDIRAVGPGIADALVATAAGLGAAIPAVIAYNIFTGRSERLEGELERLAQETVGTLGREGKL; this is translated from the coding sequence GTGATCCAGGATTCGACCGCGGTACCGAACGCCGGCATCGGACACCTGGTGTTCGACGCCAGCCTGGGGACGCAGGTCGTGCTGGTGATCTGCGCGGTCTTTTCGATCACATCGTGGTTCATCATTGTGGCGAAGTGGTGGGAGTTCCGGCGGCTGGCATCGCGACGCCGCGAGTTCAATCATGCCATGGACCGGACCCGCTCGTTCGACGAACGGCAACAGGCTGCGACCCGGCTTCACGATTCGCCGTACGCCGAGGTCGTCCGCGAAACCGGTTCGTTCCTTGGTGACCTGCACACTTCGATGCAGCGTGACGGCGTGTCGCGCACCGGGCTCTCGCTGACGCAGCTCGAAGCGCTGACGTTGACCCTCGAAGCGGGGATCAGCGACGCGGTCGACGGGACACGGCGGATGATTCCGATGCTGGCGGTGGTCGGATCGACCGCACCGCTCCTCGGCCTCTTCGGCACCGTGGTCGGGATCATCAACGCCTTCCTCGGCATCGCGTCGGCTGGAACCGGCGATATTCGCGCAGTCGGTCCCGGCATCGCCGACGCACTGGTCGCGACGGCTGCCGGTCTCGGGGCCGCGATCCCCGCGGTAATCGCCTACAACATCTTCACCGGCCGGTCCGAACGGCTGGAGGGCGAGCTCGAACGGCTCGCCCAGGAAACCGTCGGCACGCTGGGACGCGAGGGCAAGCTCTAG
- the tsaB gene encoding tRNA (adenosine(37)-N6)-threonylcarbamoyltransferase complex dimerization subunit type 1 TsaB, which translates to MITLAFDSASDRCTVAATDGTRVATRHVDGSRRHATELLTLFNGVLAELDLTAASIGRIVTGDGPGSFTGLRVATAAAKALVWHRDVEWRVAPSLLIRAAAHAPTGGGVVLAVSDALRGDLFAGCWRIEAQRIEQIGDAPRAIAPDGLARFGAIDVVVGSIPAAMVDAVEAVTGCVPVTGVDALPDARWLLEIDRRSGGTVAVENHGDWEPDYGRPAEAQAVWERAHGRALPATPGIAR; encoded by the coding sequence ATGATCACGCTCGCCTTCGACAGTGCGTCGGACCGGTGTACCGTCGCGGCAACCGATGGGACCCGCGTCGCGACCCGGCATGTCGACGGATCCCGCCGCCACGCGACCGAACTGCTCACGCTCTTCAACGGCGTCCTGGCCGAGCTCGATCTGACGGCCGCGAGTATCGGCCGGATCGTGACCGGAGATGGTCCGGGTTCGTTCACTGGTTTGCGCGTCGCGACTGCCGCGGCGAAGGCGCTCGTCTGGCATCGCGACGTGGAATGGCGGGTCGCGCCGTCGCTGCTGATCCGCGCCGCGGCGCATGCACCGACGGGCGGCGGCGTCGTCCTCGCGGTGAGCGATGCCTTGCGTGGCGACCTCTTCGCCGGATGCTGGCGCATCGAGGCCCAACGGATCGAGCAGATCGGCGATGCCCCGCGGGCGATCGCGCCCGACGGTCTGGCGCGCTTCGGCGCGATCGACGTGGTGGTCGGATCGATTCCGGCGGCGATGGTCGATGCGGTGGAGGCGGTCACGGGATGCGTTCCGGTAACCGGCGTCGATGCGCTCCCCGATGCGCGGTGGCTGCTCGAGATCGATCGACGATCGGGCGGGACGGTCGCGGTCGAAAATCATGGGGACTGGGAACCCGACTACGGCCGTCCGGCCGAAGCACAGGCGGTCTGGGAGCGAGCGCATGGCAGAGCCCTGCCGGCTACGCCCGGGATCGCGCGCTGA
- a CDS encoding dihydrofolate reductase family protein — translation MAKLVFGMSQSLDGYVDHMKLGPPAPAAFRHFLDHVRSVTGCLYGRRLYEIMTYWDDDLPDWDADDREFAVAWRSKPKWVVSRSLKSVGPNATLIAEDVDGAVRRLKSELEGEIDVGGPVLAQSLTAAGLIDEYRLYLRPVVLGSGTPFFGAPLPPLHLVGTDLIAEDLIRLTYVPA, via the coding sequence ATGGCGAAACTTGTTTTCGGAATGAGTCAGTCCCTCGACGGGTACGTCGACCACATGAAGCTGGGGCCTCCAGCGCCAGCAGCGTTCCGTCACTTCCTCGACCATGTGCGGAGCGTGACCGGCTGCCTGTACGGTCGCCGCCTCTACGAAATCATGACCTATTGGGACGACGACCTGCCCGACTGGGACGCGGACGATCGCGAGTTCGCGGTGGCGTGGCGGAGCAAGCCGAAGTGGGTGGTGTCGCGCTCGCTCAAGTCAGTCGGACCCAACGCCACGCTGATCGCGGAAGACGTCGACGGTGCGGTACGCAGGCTGAAGAGTGAGCTGGAGGGCGAGATTGACGTGGGCGGCCCGGTCCTGGCGCAGAGCCTGACGGCGGCAGGTCTCATCGACGAGTATCGCCTCTACCTCCGCCCCGTCGTCCTCGGAAGCGGCACGCCATTCTTCGGCGCCCCGCTGCCGCCGCTTCATCTGGTGGGGACCGATCTCATCGCCGAGGATCTGATTCGCCTGACGTACGTGCCTGCCTGA
- the uvrB gene encoding excinuclease ABC subunit UvrB, whose amino-acid sequence MPEFDVRAPFAPAGDQPAAIAKLAAGLAAGERYQTLLGVTGSGKTMTLAHAIAAWRKPTLVLSHNKTLAAQLYGEFRQFLPANAVEYFVSYYDYYQPEAYVPSTDVYIEKDASINQDLESLRLRATSSLMEREDVVIVSTVSAIYGLGDPAAYRALMVGVAVGERRGRDAILSDLVGIQYQRNDVSFEPGTFRVRGDTIEIYPAYAEQAVRIELWGDDVERITRFHPLTGNPIAQLDRCAIYPAKHFVMQRPTIERAVRLIRDELAERLRELRTAGKLLEAQRLESRTTFDVEMLLEVGTCAGVENYSRHLSGRAEGERPACLLDYFPPDYLVVVDESHVSLPQIGGMYNGDRARKEVLVEYGFRLPSALDNRPLRFEEFKALVPRMISVSATPGEYELGLSGGHAVEQIIRPTGLIDPEVDIRPVRGQVDDLLEQIRVRTARHERVLVTTLTKRMSEDLTDYLQQHNVRVRYLHSDIDAIERVEILRGLRLGEFDVLVGINLLREGLDLPEVSLVAILDADQEGFLRSDRSLIQTCGRAARNVNGRAILYADRITGSMERALAEMARRREIQRAYNIEHNITPMSIVKSLDEVRLSTHVADQRTERQEGRGKPKPPTADLHDPAQRAAAMAALEQQMREAAANLEFELAAMLRDQLNDLRAATAPDVVRPAVRLSRR is encoded by the coding sequence ATGCCTGAATTCGACGTTCGCGCCCCATTTGCCCCGGCCGGCGACCAGCCTGCTGCGATTGCCAAGCTCGCCGCCGGGCTTGCCGCGGGTGAGCGTTATCAGACGTTGCTGGGGGTGACGGGGAGCGGGAAGACGATGACGCTGGCTCACGCCATCGCGGCGTGGCGCAAGCCGACCCTCGTCCTGAGCCACAACAAGACCCTCGCGGCACAGCTCTACGGCGAATTCCGCCAGTTTCTCCCGGCCAACGCGGTCGAGTATTTCGTCTCGTACTACGACTACTACCAGCCCGAAGCGTACGTCCCATCGACCGACGTCTACATCGAGAAGGACGCGTCGATCAACCAGGATCTCGAATCGCTGCGGTTGCGGGCCACCTCCTCGCTGATGGAGCGGGAGGACGTCGTCATCGTGTCGACGGTGTCGGCGATCTACGGCCTTGGCGATCCGGCGGCGTACCGCGCGCTGATGGTCGGCGTCGCCGTCGGCGAGCGGCGGGGGCGTGACGCGATCCTCTCCGATCTCGTCGGGATCCAGTATCAGCGCAACGACGTGTCGTTCGAGCCCGGCACCTTCCGGGTGCGCGGCGACACCATCGAGATCTATCCGGCGTATGCCGAGCAGGCGGTGCGGATCGAGCTCTGGGGTGACGACGTCGAGCGGATCACGCGATTCCATCCGCTGACCGGCAATCCGATCGCGCAGCTCGACCGCTGCGCCATCTATCCCGCCAAGCACTTCGTGATGCAGCGGCCGACGATCGAGCGCGCAGTCCGGCTGATTCGCGACGAGCTCGCCGAGCGGCTGCGCGAACTCCGCACCGCCGGCAAACTCCTCGAAGCGCAGCGGCTCGAATCCCGGACGACGTTCGACGTCGAGATGCTCCTCGAAGTCGGCACCTGCGCCGGCGTCGAGAATTATTCGCGGCACCTGTCGGGACGCGCGGAGGGAGAACGGCCGGCGTGTCTGCTCGACTACTTCCCGCCGGACTATCTCGTCGTCGTCGACGAATCGCATGTGTCGCTGCCGCAGATCGGCGGGATGTACAACGGCGATCGCGCGCGCAAGGAAGTCCTCGTCGAATACGGCTTCCGTCTCCCGTCCGCGCTCGACAACCGGCCGCTCCGGTTCGAGGAGTTCAAGGCGCTCGTCCCGCGGATGATTTCGGTCTCGGCAACGCCCGGCGAATACGAGCTCGGCCTGAGCGGCGGCCACGCCGTCGAACAGATCATCCGGCCGACCGGGCTCATCGATCCCGAAGTCGATATCCGGCCGGTGCGCGGCCAGGTCGACGATCTGCTCGAACAGATCCGGGTGCGCACCGCCCGGCACGAACGGGTGCTGGTGACGACGCTCACCAAGCGGATGTCCGAGGATCTGACCGACTACCTGCAGCAACACAACGTGCGGGTGCGCTACCTGCACAGCGACATCGACGCGATCGAGCGGGTCGAGATCCTGCGCGGATTGCGGCTGGGCGAATTCGACGTCCTCGTCGGGATCAACCTGCTGCGCGAAGGGCTCGATCTCCCCGAGGTATCGCTGGTGGCGATTCTCGACGCCGATCAGGAAGGATTCTTGCGCAGCGACCGGTCGCTGATCCAGACGTGCGGGCGCGCGGCACGCAACGTCAACGGACGGGCGATTCTCTACGCCGACCGGATCACCGGGTCGATGGAGCGCGCCCTCGCCGAGATGGCGCGCCGGCGCGAGATCCAGCGGGCGTACAACATCGAGCACAACATCACGCCGATGTCGATCGTGAAGTCACTCGACGAGGTGCGGCTGTCGACGCACGTCGCCGATCAGCGGACCGAGCGACAGGAAGGGCGCGGCAAGCCGAAGCCGCCGACGGCCGATCTGCACGATCCGGCGCAGCGGGCGGCCGCGATGGCGGCGCTCGAACAGCAGATGCGCGAAGCCGCGGCGAATCTCGAATTCGAACTCGCGGCGATGCTGCGTGACCAGCTCAACGATCTGCGAGCCGCCACGGCGCCCGACGTGGTGCGCCCGGCGGTCAGGTTGTCGCGGCGATGA
- a CDS encoding TonB C-terminal domain-containing protein codes for MTALQPASVRAGVTGTVLAHGGLIALMLFTAHHAVEHHELVYEVNLVAAPPPATVVKNVAPIETPTAPDDVAPTVKPKHVDKAPPKKVPPPPPPNAKHVEVTPKVTSPVAPAQGEKPSTGHDAVTLQQPGIPFPFPEYLTKIVNEIYARWDHTLFRPGFDAQIAFVILKDGSVNSNSIEVVKSSGNYSFDLNARRAIEAAGNLRAFGPLPSGFNSASLPIVFDFTQVAKGQP; via the coding sequence GTGACGGCGCTGCAGCCGGCATCAGTCCGCGCCGGCGTGACCGGCACCGTCCTGGCGCATGGCGGCCTGATTGCACTGATGCTGTTCACGGCGCACCATGCGGTCGAGCATCATGAACTGGTGTATGAAGTCAATCTCGTCGCCGCACCGCCGCCGGCGACCGTGGTCAAGAACGTTGCGCCGATCGAGACGCCGACGGCGCCCGACGATGTCGCCCCCACCGTGAAGCCGAAGCACGTCGACAAGGCTCCGCCGAAGAAAGTGCCCCCGCCACCTCCGCCGAACGCCAAGCACGTCGAGGTCACGCCCAAGGTCACGTCGCCGGTCGCGCCGGCGCAGGGGGAAAAGCCGAGCACCGGGCACGACGCGGTGACGCTGCAGCAGCCCGGGATTCCCTTTCCGTTTCCCGAGTACCTGACGAAGATCGTGAACGAGATCTATGCACGGTGGGATCACACCCTGTTCAGGCCGGGGTTCGATGCACAGATTGCGTTCGTGATTCTGAAGGATGGCTCCGTGAACAGCAACAGCATCGAAGTCGTGAAGAGCTCGGGCAACTACTCCTTCGACCTCAACGCCAGGCGAGCGATCGAAGCGGCGGGGAATCTCCGCGCGTTCGGTCCGTTGCCGTCGGGGTTCAACAGCGCCTCGTTGCCGATCGTCTTCGACTTCACCCAGGTCGCCAAGGGGCAGCCATGA